The region CGTTTCCAGCGCCTTCAGGCCACCTACGAGGGCCACATCCAGAACCTGATCGACCGTCTCGCAGGGGTGGAAGCGCATCGAGCTGCGCAGGTGCAGTGGGATGTCCCTCAGGTCGGGTTCGTTGGCTTTAGGCATGATCACGTGCTTGATGCCTGCGCGCCGGGCACCCAGAACCTTCTCTTTCAGACCGCCGATGGGCAGGTAGCGGCCTGTCAGGGTCATTTCGCCGGTCATCGCCACGTCGTGACGGGCAGGAATACCGGTCAGAGCGCTGATCAGGCTGGTGGCCATGGCGCCCCCAGCGCTGGGGCCTTCTTTGGGAATGGCCCCGGCCGGGACGTGTACGTGAATCTCGCTGTTGTCCAGGCGGTCCTTGTCGATGTGGAAGCGCTCGGCATTGCTCTTGGCGTAGCTCAGGGCGGCGCGGGCCGATTCCTTCATCACGTCGCCCAGCTGTCCGGTCAGGACCAGACCCTTACCGGGCATGATGCTGGTTTCCACGAACAGGATGTCGCCGCCCACGGGGGTGTAGAACATTCCGGTACTGACACCCACCATATCTTCCTTGCCCTCGGTTTCCGGGGTGTGCCGGGCCTGGCCCAGGTAACGTTCGAGTTCCTTGTCGGTCACCTTGACGCGCTTGACCTCACCGGTGGCGATGCGGCGGGCGACCTTGCGGGCCACCGTGCCGATCTCGCGCTCCAGATTACGCACGCCGGCCTCGCGGGTGTAGTGGCTGATCAGCTTTTCCAGTGCTGCGTCCGTAAAGCTGATCTGATTGGGCTTGAGGCCGTTCTGAGTCAGCTGGCGGGGCAGCAGGTAGCGCTTGGCGATCTCCAGTTTCTCCTGCTCGATGTAACTGGAAAAGTCGATGACCTCCATGCGGTCCATCAGTGCGGGCGGAATCTGCTCGGGGTAGTTGGCGGTCGCGATGAACATTACTTCGCTCAGGTCGAACGGCACGCCCAGGTAGTGATCGGTGAAGTGCTGGTTCTGCGCCGGGTCCAGCACTTCCAGCAGTGCGCTGGAGGGGTCACCCTGGTAGCTGGTGCCCAGCTTGTCGACCTCGTCAAGCAGAATCACCGGGTTCTTGGTGCCGGCGGTGCGGATGCCCTGGATCAGGCGACCGGGCATGGCGCCGATATAGGTGCGGCGGTGTCCGCGGATATCCGACTCATCACGTGCGCCGCCCAGCGCGATGCGCACGTACTTGCGGCCCAGGGCGCGTGCAATGCTCTGCGCGATGCTGGTCTTCCCGACGCCAGGAGGGCCGGTGAACACCAGAATCGGGCCTTTGTTGACGTCCTCGGCGCTCAGTTCACCGCGCTCGGCGCGTTCCTTGCGCAGGCGGCGCACAGCCAGGAATTCCAGAACGCGGTCTTTGACCTTCTCCAGACCGTAGTGGTCCTCGTCAAGCACCTGCGCGGCTTCCTCCACATCCAGGCGGTCTTCGCTGCGTGAATTCCAGGGCAGCTCTGTCACCCAGGTCAGGTAGGTGCGGATCACCGAAGCTTCGGCTGCGTCTGGATGCATGCGCGCCAGACGGTTGACCTCGCGGTCGATTTCCTTCTTGACGTCCGGCTTGAGGTCCAGGGCTTCGATCTTGGTGCGGAAGGCTTCGGCTTCGTCGGCGTCTTCGCCGTCCTCACCGCCGTGCAGCTCCTTCTGGATCACCTTCATCTGCTCACGCAGATAGTATTCGCGCTGGTTTTTGTCGATCTCTTCCTTGACCTGAGCGCGGATGCGGGCCTGCACGGCCTGCACTTCCTGCTCCGTGTCCAGCAGGGTCAGCAGCCTGCGGATACGCTCGGTGACGGTAACAGTCTCCAGCAGCGCCTGCTTGTCTTCCAGCTTGAAATCCAGGTTGAAAGCGATGTGATCGGCCATCTCGCCGGCATCCTCTTTACCCTGAATGGTCTGGACACTCTCGGCACTGACCTTGCCACCTGCGGCAATGCCCTCGAACTTCTCGCGCAGTTCGCGGGTCAGGGCCTGCAACTCTACGGTCGGGCCAGTCTCTACAGGCAGAACCTCGATGTCGGCCGTCAGGTGCTCGTCGCGGCGGTAGTTGGTGGCGCGCACGCGGGCAACCGCCGAGACCAGCATCTGTACCGTGCCGTCAGGATTCTTGCGTACGCGCAGCACGTTACAGGCCGTCCCGATTTCGTAGAGGTCGCTGCCCTGCGGGTCATCCACGTCCTTGTCCTTCTGGGACACGATCAGGATAACCTTGTCGCCCTGCATGGCGGCCTCAATGGCATTGATGGAGATGGCGCGGCTGGCATCGATATGCTGCACCATCGTGGGGTAGATCACGCTGCCGCGAACCGGGCAGACGGGGACATTTTTGGGAAGGGTGATGTGTTCGGTGGGCATGAGGTGCTCCTTTGGCCCGTGAGGGTCTTGCTCTGAGAGGCGGGTCTCTGGCGCTCCTGATGCCAGGAAACTTGAGTGTGAATATATCAAGTTTGGGCAGTTGGGGCAAGTATGAAATCCCACTCTGCCAAGAGGCTTAAAGAGTGTCCACCACGCCAAAAGTTTACGACTCCTGGCATGATGGGACACTCACCTCCGGCTGACGGAACATTCACCCTCCGGGTTGTTCACCCCGAGGCTCAGGCCAGCAGGTCGCGCGCGATGATCAGCTTCTGGATCTCGCTGGTGCCCTCATAGATGCGCAGCAGCCGCTGGTCACGGTAGTAGCGCTCGACCGGCGAGTCCTTCATATAGCCCATCCCCCCGGCCACCTGCACGGCCTTGTCAGCGACCTGTGAGAGCGCTTCGGTGGCGTGATACTTGGCCACACTGGCCATGCGGCGCACGTCCTGCTTCTGATCGACCATCCAGGCCACCTTCTGCCACAGCAGCCGGCTTGTCTGAATGGCGATTTCCATCTCGGCCAGCATGAACTGCACCGCCTGGAACTCGGCAATGGGCTGCCCGAACTGCTCACGCGTCTTGGCGTGCGCCACACTGAGATCCAGCAGCCGTTGCATGGCGCCGGTGGATCGGGCCGCAATTCCCACGCGGCCGTTGGTCAGGATGCCCAGAGCCTCGCGGTAGCCCAGGTGTTCGGGGCCCAGCAGGTTGGCGGCCGGCACCTCGGCGTCCTGAAAAATGACCTCGGACGACAGGGCGCCCTTCTGGCCCATCTTCTCGTCGACCTTGCCGATGCTCAGGCCTGGGGTGTTCTGCGGTTCCACCAGAAAAGCGCTCATGCCGCGGGTACCCTGGGCCGGATCGGTAATGGCAATCACGGTGAGCAACCCCGCGATCGGAGCGTTGCTGATGTAGTGTTTGGTGCCGTTGAGGATGTACATGTCGCCGCGTTTCTCCGCGCGGGTGCGGATATTGGCTGCGTCGGAGCCGCTGCTGGGCTCAGTAATCGCAAAGCCGGCAATGCACTCGCCGCTGGCCATGCGGGGCAGGAAACGCTGTTTCTGTTCCTCGTTGCCCAGCTTGACCAGCCCCGAAGTGCCGATACTGGCGTGCGCACTGATCACACCACCAAAGCCCATGTGGCCCTGACCCAGCGCCTCATACACGGCGCAGCGCCCCAGCGCTCCCAGGCCCACGCCGCCGTATTCCTCGGGAATACTCAGTCCGAACAATCCCAGCCCGGCCGCCTCGCGCATCAGTTCCGGCGGCACGGCATTGGTGTCTTCGATTTCATGCGCACGCGGCTCCACGCGCGAAAGCATGAAGTCACGAATGATGGTCTGCATCTCCCGCAGGTCTTCCGGCAACTCGAAATTCATAGGCATCCTCCATCCCACCCCGCCCGGCACCGACATCTGTTCACCACACGCGCTGAGACGCGTGGGCACCGAAGAACGTTTGGACGTGAAGTAAATTAGCGCATGCCCTTGTGCGCATGCAGCCGCAGGAGGCTGGGGCGCCGCAGGCAGTCATCCCCAGGCAGGGCTTTACTGAAGCGGCGGGGCTCGGAACTCCTTCGGGAACTTTGCGTCATGGAACCTCCGCTGCCGAGCGGGACGCCTAAATGCTGAAAACTGTCCGGTGCGGGAGAACGGCAAAGTCGGAGGAGGTCCGGTGGCCTCCGACTGGCCTGACAGCAGGCATTGACACCCCACGTATCACCCCCTAGGATGTGTGGGCCTGTGAAGGTTTCGGAAACAGGACATGGTGGGTTTAGCTCAGCCGGTTAGAGCGCCGCTCTGTGGAAGCGGAGGTCGTGGGTTCAAATCCCATAATCCACCCCAACAAGTCCCGGCCCACCGTCAGGTGAGGTCGGGATTTTCCATGCGGGGATGGCGGAATTGGTAGACGCACTAGACTTAGGATCTAGTTCCCATAGGGAGTGAGGGTTCAAGTCCCTTTCCTCGCACCAGCATCAGGGGCCACATGCGGCCTGGACTCCGTGATCTCGGGTCCAGGCCGTGGCCTTATGGGCTCACTTCCTGTGCCATACGGCACATGCGGCAAATGCCGTATGATGCTTGGCGGCATGCCGCGCGCGCGCCTCTTTGCCCACAGTGGGGAGGGAGGCGGGATGCGGACGGCACGGCAACAATCAACACGGATTGCCCGCCGGGGGCCGCTCCGCACAGGAGCAAGCGCCTTTCGGCAGGCACGGACGGGAGACGAGACGCAATGGCAGAGCTGATCAGCAGAGAAGGCAACAAGGTGGAATTCAAGGTGGCGGTACCCGCCGCCGAAGTAAACCGCGCATACGAGCAGGTCTGGGCCGGTCTGGCCCGCGACGTGCGTGTTCCCGGGTTCCGCCCCGGCAAGGCCCCGCGCAAGGTGATCGAAGGCCGCGTGGGCAAGGGCTACGTGGAGCAGGAAGTGCGTGACCGCCTGCTGCAGGTTCACTACCCCCAGGCGGCCCGCGAGCTGAAGCTGAGCCTGGTGGACGCCACCATTGATCCCCAGGATCTCAACAACGGTAAGGACTTCACCTTCAATGTCCGGGGCGAAACGTACCCCGAAGTCACCCTGGGTGACTGGAGTGACCTGAAGCTCGAAGCGACCTCCCCTGAGATCACTGATGATGTGCTGAACCGCACCCTCAGCGATCTGCAGGAGCGCAACGCCACCTTCGAAAGCGTGGACCGCGCCATTGAGGCCAGCGATCAGGTAACCATCGAGGAGCAGGGCGAAGATGGCGGAACCTACCCGGTGTACCTCGATGTCGCCGAAGCTCACGTTCGTGACGCTCTGCTGGGCAAGAACAAGGGCGACACCGTGGAAATCACCGTGCCGGCCCACCAGCACGGCGACCATGAGCATGCCGAGCACACCGTGACCGTCAAGATCATGGACGTGAAGACCAAGCAGCTGCAGGAGCTCAACGACGAGTTCGCCAGCAGCCTGAACTTCGAGTCGCTTGATCGCCTGCGTGCAGATCTGCGCAACGAGCTGCAGCGCCGCGCCCAGCAGGAAGGTGACAACGCCCGCCGTGAGGAGTTCGTTGCCCACCTGACCGAGCGCATGCAGGCCGACATCCCCCAGGCTCTGCTGGAGCGCCGCCGCGAAGCGATGATGCAGGAGATTCAGGATGACCTGAGCCGCCAGGGCGTCAAGTGGAGCGAGTACGAGACCTTCATGAAGGAGCAGGGCAAGCTCGACGAGTTCATGGCCGACCTGTCCAAGAACGCCGAGACCCGCGTGAAGCGTGACCTGGCGCTGGAGAAACTGGCTGAGGACCTCAAGGTGCAGGTCAGTGACGCCGAGTTCAACCAGACCATGACCATGCTGGCGCAGGCCAACGGCCTGAGCCCTGAGCAGCTGAGCAAGCAGCTGGGGCCGAACGGCATCAACTCCTACTACGCCAGCATCGTGCGTGAACGCGCTCTGCAGCAGGCTCTCGCGCAGCTGAGCGGCCCTCAGGCCGAGACGGTCGCTGCTGACCAGGGTGAGCAGCAGGCTGAAGGGCAGG is a window of Deinococcus deserti VCD115 DNA encoding:
- the lon gene encoding endopeptidase La, producing MPTEHITLPKNVPVCPVRGSVIYPTMVQHIDASRAISINAIEAAMQGDKVILIVSQKDKDVDDPQGSDLYEIGTACNVLRVRKNPDGTVQMLVSAVARVRATNYRRDEHLTADIEVLPVETGPTVELQALTRELREKFEGIAAGGKVSAESVQTIQGKEDAGEMADHIAFNLDFKLEDKQALLETVTVTERIRRLLTLLDTEQEVQAVQARIRAQVKEEIDKNQREYYLREQMKVIQKELHGGEDGEDADEAEAFRTKIEALDLKPDVKKEIDREVNRLARMHPDAAEASVIRTYLTWVTELPWNSRSEDRLDVEEAAQVLDEDHYGLEKVKDRVLEFLAVRRLRKERAERGELSAEDVNKGPILVFTGPPGVGKTSIAQSIARALGRKYVRIALGGARDESDIRGHRRTYIGAMPGRLIQGIRTAGTKNPVILLDEVDKLGTSYQGDPSSALLEVLDPAQNQHFTDHYLGVPFDLSEVMFIATANYPEQIPPALMDRMEVIDFSSYIEQEKLEIAKRYLLPRQLTQNGLKPNQISFTDAALEKLISHYTREAGVRNLEREIGTVARKVARRIATGEVKRVKVTDKELERYLGQARHTPETEGKEDMVGVSTGMFYTPVGGDILFVETSIMPGKGLVLTGQLGDVMKESARAALSYAKSNAERFHIDKDRLDNSEIHVHVPAGAIPKEGPSAGGAMATSLISALTGIPARHDVAMTGEMTLTGRYLPIGGLKEKVLGARRAGIKHVIMPKANEPDLRDIPLHLRSSMRFHPCETVDQVLDVALVGGLKALETPRDGSATVPAATGKRKSSRRAGAGGAHA
- a CDS encoding acyl-CoA dehydrogenase family protein, producing MNFELPEDLREMQTIIRDFMLSRVEPRAHEIEDTNAVPPELMREAAGLGLFGLSIPEEYGGVGLGALGRCAVYEALGQGHMGFGGVISAHASIGTSGLVKLGNEEQKQRFLPRMASGECIAGFAITEPSSGSDAANIRTRAEKRGDMYILNGTKHYISNAPIAGLLTVIAITDPAQGTRGMSAFLVEPQNTPGLSIGKVDEKMGQKGALSSEVIFQDAEVPAANLLGPEHLGYREALGILTNGRVGIAARSTGAMQRLLDLSVAHAKTREQFGQPIAEFQAVQFMLAEMEIAIQTSRLLWQKVAWMVDQKQDVRRMASVAKYHATEALSQVADKAVQVAGGMGYMKDSPVERYYRDQRLLRIYEGTSEIQKLIIARDLLA
- the tig gene encoding trigger factor yields the protein MAELISREGNKVEFKVAVPAAEVNRAYEQVWAGLARDVRVPGFRPGKAPRKVIEGRVGKGYVEQEVRDRLLQVHYPQAARELKLSLVDATIDPQDLNNGKDFTFNVRGETYPEVTLGDWSDLKLEATSPEITDDVLNRTLSDLQERNATFESVDRAIEASDQVTIEEQGEDGGTYPVYLDVAEAHVRDALLGKNKGDTVEITVPAHQHGDHEHAEHTVTVKIMDVKTKQLQELNDEFASSLNFESLDRLRADLRNELQRRAQQEGDNARREEFVAHLTERMQADIPQALLERRREAMMQEIQDDLSRQGVKWSEYETFMKEQGKLDEFMADLSKNAETRVKRDLALEKLAEDLKVQVSDAEFNQTMTMLAQANGLSPEQLSKQLGPNGINSYYASIVRERALQQALAQLSGPQAETVAADQGEQQAEGQEESAEKSEE